One genomic segment of Mycolicibacterium chubuense NBB4 includes these proteins:
- a CDS encoding sigma 54-interacting transcriptional regulator — MTSPNDLPRTVGELRASGHRERSVKAEIRENLLAALSSGADAEQVWPGILGFEDTVIPQLERALIAGHDIVLLGERGQGKTRLLRALSGLLDEWTPVIAGSELGEHPYSPITPESIRRAADSGDDLPVAWKHRSERYTEKLATPDTSVADLVGDIDPIKVAEGRSLGDPETIAYGLIPRAHRGIVAVNELPDLAERIQVAMLNVMEERDIQVRGYTLRLPLDVLVVASANPEDYTNRGRIITPIKDRFGAEIRTHYPLELDAEVGVITQEAHLAAEVPGYLLAILARFARSLRESSSIDQRSGVSARFAIAAAETVAASARHRSAILGEQEPVARVVDLATVIDVLRGKLEFESGEEGREQAVLEHLLRRATAETAQRLLGGIDVGPIVTAVENGSPVTTGERVSAREVLAALPEVPAVAEIQRRLGASSEGQRAAAIELALEALYLAKRIDKVSGEGETVYG; from the coding sequence GTGACTTCACCTAACGACCTTCCCCGTACCGTCGGTGAGCTGCGCGCCTCCGGGCATCGCGAACGCAGCGTGAAAGCTGAGATCCGGGAGAACCTGCTGGCCGCGCTGAGCTCCGGCGCCGACGCCGAGCAGGTCTGGCCGGGCATCCTGGGGTTCGAGGACACCGTGATCCCGCAGTTGGAGCGTGCGCTGATCGCCGGGCACGACATCGTCCTGCTCGGCGAACGCGGTCAGGGCAAGACGCGCCTGCTGCGCGCGTTGAGCGGCCTGCTGGACGAGTGGACGCCGGTGATCGCCGGCTCGGAGCTCGGCGAGCACCCCTACAGCCCGATCACCCCGGAGTCGATCCGGCGGGCCGCCGACTCCGGCGACGACCTGCCGGTCGCCTGGAAGCACCGCAGCGAGCGCTACACCGAGAAGCTGGCCACCCCCGACACCAGCGTCGCCGACCTGGTCGGGGACATCGACCCGATCAAGGTGGCCGAAGGCCGCAGCCTCGGAGACCCCGAGACCATCGCCTATGGGCTGATCCCGCGGGCGCACCGCGGAATCGTCGCGGTCAACGAGCTTCCCGACCTCGCCGAGCGGATCCAGGTCGCGATGCTCAACGTGATGGAGGAGCGCGACATCCAGGTCCGCGGCTACACGCTGCGGCTGCCGCTGGACGTCCTCGTCGTCGCCAGCGCCAACCCTGAGGACTACACCAACCGCGGACGCATCATCACCCCGATCAAGGACCGGTTCGGGGCCGAGATCCGCACGCACTACCCCCTCGAGCTCGACGCCGAGGTCGGCGTCATCACGCAGGAGGCCCACCTGGCCGCCGAGGTGCCCGGGTACCTGCTGGCGATCCTGGCCCGGTTCGCGCGCAGCCTGCGTGAGTCGAGCTCCATCGATCAGCGCTCCGGTGTCTCGGCCCGCTTCGCGATCGCGGCCGCCGAAACCGTCGCCGCCTCGGCCCGTCACCGGTCCGCGATACTCGGCGAGCAGGAGCCGGTGGCCCGGGTCGTCGACCTCGCCACGGTGATCGACGTGCTGCGCGGCAAGCTGGAATTCGAGTCCGGCGAGGAGGGGCGCGAGCAGGCCGTGCTCGAGCACCTGCTGCGCCGGGCCACCGCCGAGACGGCGCAGCGGCTGCTGGGCGGGATCGACGTCGGCCCCATCGTCACCGCGGTCGAGAACGGTTCACCGGTCACCACCGGGGAACGGGTCTCCGCGCGGGAGGTGCTGGCCGCGCTGCCCGAGGTGCCGGCCGTCGCGGAGATCCAGCGCCGGCTCGGCGCGTCCTCGGAGGGGCAGCGCGCCGCCGCGATCGAGTTGGCGCTCGAGGCGCTGTATCTGGCCAAGCGCATCGACAAGGTGTCCGGAGAAGGCGAAACCGTCTATGGCTAA
- the purH gene encoding bifunctional phosphoribosylaminoimidazolecarboxamide formyltransferase/IMP cyclohydrolase has product MSDNEGRRRIRRALISVYDKTGLVPLAEGLHAAGVAIVSTGSTAKTIAAAGVPVTPVEDVTGFPEVLDGRVKTLHPRVHAGLLADQRKPEHVSALEELGVEAFELVVVNLYPFTQTVNSGAGVDECVEQIDIGGPSMVRAAAKNHPSVAVVVDPLGYDGVLAAVRAGGFTLTERKTLASLAFRHTAEYDVAVASWMGSVLAPEGEAASAALPPWFGATFRRAAVLRYGENPHQQAALYSDEGAWPGLAQAEQLHGKEMSYNNYTDADAAWRAAFDHEDICVAIIKHANPCGIAVSSVSVADAHRKAHECDPLSAFGGVIAANTEVSVEMAQTVAGIFTEVIIAPAYEPGAVEVLTGKKNIRVLVASEPQPGGTEFRQVSGGLLIQQRDALDAAGDDPVNWTLATGSPADPAMLADLVFAWRTCRAVKSNAIVIARDGATVGVGMGQVNRVDAARLAVERAGDRTRGAVAASDAFFPFPDGLETLIASGVRAVVHPGGSVRDDEVTAAATAAGITLYLTGARHFAH; this is encoded by the coding sequence ATGAGCGACAACGAGGGTCGGCGGCGGATCCGCCGCGCACTGATCAGCGTGTACGACAAGACCGGGTTGGTGCCGCTGGCCGAGGGTCTGCACGCTGCCGGCGTCGCGATCGTGTCGACCGGATCCACCGCGAAAACCATTGCCGCGGCTGGTGTTCCGGTGACGCCGGTGGAGGACGTCACCGGCTTCCCCGAGGTGCTCGACGGCCGGGTGAAGACACTGCATCCCCGGGTGCACGCGGGCCTGCTGGCCGATCAGCGCAAGCCCGAACACGTCTCGGCGCTCGAAGAACTCGGCGTCGAGGCTTTCGAACTCGTGGTGGTGAACCTCTACCCCTTCACGCAGACGGTGAACTCCGGTGCCGGTGTCGACGAGTGCGTCGAGCAGATCGACATCGGAGGGCCGTCGATGGTGCGCGCGGCCGCCAAGAACCACCCCAGCGTCGCGGTGGTCGTCGACCCGCTGGGCTACGACGGCGTGCTGGCCGCGGTGCGCGCCGGCGGGTTCACCTTGACTGAGCGAAAGACGCTGGCGTCGTTGGCTTTCCGGCACACGGCCGAATACGACGTCGCGGTGGCGTCCTGGATGGGGTCGGTGCTCGCGCCGGAGGGGGAGGCGGCGTCGGCGGCGCTGCCGCCGTGGTTCGGTGCGACCTTCCGGAGGGCGGCCGTGCTGCGCTACGGCGAGAACCCGCATCAGCAGGCGGCGCTCTACAGCGACGAGGGCGCCTGGCCCGGCCTCGCGCAGGCCGAACAGTTGCACGGCAAGGAGATGTCCTACAACAACTACACCGACGCCGACGCGGCGTGGCGCGCGGCGTTCGACCACGAGGACATCTGCGTGGCGATCATCAAGCACGCCAACCCGTGCGGGATCGCGGTGTCGTCGGTGTCGGTCGCCGATGCGCACCGCAAGGCCCATGAGTGTGATCCGCTGTCGGCGTTCGGCGGCGTGATCGCCGCCAACACCGAGGTGAGCGTCGAGATGGCCCAGACCGTCGCCGGGATCTTCACCGAGGTGATCATCGCGCCGGCCTACGAGCCCGGGGCGGTGGAAGTACTCACGGGCAAGAAGAACATCCGGGTACTGGTGGCCTCCGAGCCGCAACCCGGTGGCACCGAGTTCCGTCAGGTCAGCGGGGGACTGCTGATCCAGCAGCGCGACGCCCTCGACGCCGCCGGCGACGACCCCGTCAACTGGACGCTGGCGACCGGGTCACCCGCCGATCCGGCCATGCTGGCCGACCTGGTGTTCGCGTGGCGCACCTGCCGGGCGGTCAAGTCGAACGCGATCGTCATCGCCCGCGACGGAGCCACCGTGGGCGTCGGCATGGGTCAGGTCAACCGGGTCGACGCGGCACGGCTCGCGGTGGAGCGGGCCGGCGACCGCACCCGGGGCGCCGTCGCGGCATCCGATGCCTTCTTCCCGTTCCCCGACGGGCTCGAGACACTCATCGCGTCGGGGGTCAGAGCCGTCGTCCACCCGGGCGGATCGGTGCGCGACGACGAGGTGACGGCGGCGGCCACCGCCGCGGGAATCACGCTGTACCTGACGGGCGCACGTCACTTCGCGCACTGA
- the purN gene encoding phosphoribosylglycinamide formyltransferase → MQPAVRVPPSAPARLVVLASGTGSLLASLLDSAVGDYPARVVAVGTDRVCAALDIAAAASVPTYTVPLREYPDRSAWDAAITEATAIHNPDLVVSAGFMKILGPEFLSRFPGRVVNTHPALLPAFPGAHAVADALAYGVRVTGCTVHLVDAGTDTGPIIAQQAVSVLDDDDEATLHERIKVIERQLLVDVLAALATRGVTWTGRKATMG, encoded by the coding sequence GTGCAGCCCGCGGTCCGTGTGCCCCCGAGTGCGCCGGCGCGGCTCGTCGTCCTGGCGTCGGGAACCGGTTCGTTGTTGGCGTCGCTGCTGGACTCCGCCGTCGGCGACTACCCGGCCCGCGTGGTGGCGGTCGGTACCGACCGGGTCTGCGCGGCGCTCGACATCGCCGCGGCCGCTTCGGTGCCGACGTACACCGTGCCCCTGCGGGAGTATCCGGACCGCAGCGCCTGGGACGCCGCGATCACCGAGGCGACCGCGATCCACAACCCCGACCTGGTGGTGTCGGCCGGCTTCATGAAAATCCTTGGGCCAGAGTTTCTTTCACGGTTTCCGGGGCGGGTCGTCAACACCCATCCCGCGCTGCTGCCGGCGTTTCCCGGCGCGCATGCCGTCGCCGACGCGCTGGCCTACGGCGTGCGCGTCACGGGGTGCACGGTGCATCTGGTGGACGCCGGAACCGACACCGGACCCATCATCGCGCAGCAGGCCGTTTCCGTTCTCGACGACGACGACGAGGCCACTCTGCACGAACGGATCAAGGTGATCGAGCGACAACTGCTGGTGGATGTCCTGGCGGCGCTGGCCACGCGCGGCGTCACCTGGACGGGACGAAAGGCGACCATGGGATGA